A genomic region of Phragmites australis chromosome 2, lpPhrAust1.1, whole genome shotgun sequence contains the following coding sequences:
- the LOC133896190 gene encoding protein NRT1/ PTR FAMILY 8.1-like, with protein MGEVADMYTQDGTVDIKGNPAVRKGTGNWRACPYILANECCERLAYYGMSTNLVNYMKTRLGQGNAVAANNVTNWGGTCYITPLIGAFLADAYMGRYWTIASFMIIYIFGLALLTMASSVKGLVPSCDNGTCHPTEPQTAAVFVALYLIALGTGGIKPCVSSFGADQFDENDEGEKRSKSSFFNWFYFSINIGALVASSVLVYVQTHVGWGWGFGIPAVAMAVAVVSFFFGTPLYRHQRPGGSPLTRIAQVLVASVGKWNVAVPADSSALHETLDRESGIEGSRKLDHTDQFRFLDKAAVETAEDKAAGRAASAWRLCTVTQVEELKSVVRLLPIWASGIVFATVYGQMSTMFVLQGNTLDPHMGPHFSIPAASLSIFDTLSVIVWVPVYDCLIVPAVRSITGRPRGFTQLQRMGIGLVISIFSMLAAGTLEVVRLRTIARQGLYGAKDIVPISIFWQVPQYFIIGAAEIFTFVGQLEFFYDQAPDAMRSMCSALSLTTVALGSYLSTVLVTIVTRITTRHGKLGWIPDNLNLGHLDYFFWLLAVLSLLNFIFYLVIASWYKYKKTADYPDAKGSTTESTDG; from the exons ATGGGAGAGGTCGCAGACATGTACACCCAAGACGGGACCGTCGACATCAAGGGGAACCCCGCTGTGAGGAAGGGCACCGGCAACTGGCGCGCCTGCCCTTACATCCTCG CGAACGAGTGCTGCGAGAGGCTGGCGTACTACGGCATGAGCACCAACCTGGTGAACTACATGAAGACCCGCCTCGGCCAGGggaacgccgtcgccgccaACAACGTCACCAACTGGGGGGGCACCTGCTACATCACGCCGCTCATCGGGGCCTTTTTGGCCGACGCCTACATGGGAAGATACTGGACCATCGCCAGCTTCATGATCATCTACATCTTC GGGTTGGCGCTCCTGACAATGGCGTCCTCGGTGAAGGGGCTGGTGCCGTCGTGCGACAACGGGACGTGCCACCCGACGGAGCCGCAGACGGCGGCGGTGTTCGTGGCGCTGTACCTGATCGCGCTGGGCACGGGCGGGATCAAGCCGTGCGTGTCGTCGTTCGGCGCCGACCAGTTCGACGAGAACGACGAGGGCGAGAAGCGGAGCAAGAGCTCCTTCTTCAACTGGTTCTACTTCTCCATCAACATCGGCGCGCTGGTGGCGTCGTCGGTGCTGGTGTACGTGCAGACGCACGTCGGCTGGGGTTGGGGCTTTGGcatccccgccgtcgccatggccgtcgccgtcgtcaGCTTCTTCTTCGGCACGCCTCTGTACCGGCACCAGCGGCCCGGGGGCAGCCCTCTCACGCGCATCGCGCAGGTGCTCGTCGCGTCTGTGGGCAAGTGGAACGTGGCCGTGCCCGCGGACAGCTCGGCGCTGCACGAGACCCTGGACAGGGAGTCCGGCATCGAAGGGAGCCGCAAGCTCGATCACACTGACCAGTTCAGGTTCCTTGACAAGGCCGCGGTGGAGACGGCAGAGGACAAGGCGGCGGGGCGCGCGGCGAGCGCGTGGCGGCTTTGCACGGTGACGCAGGTGGAGGAGCTGAAGAGCGTGGTGCGGCTGCTGCCCATCTGGGCGAGCGGGATCGTGTTCGCGACGGTGTACGGGCAGATGAGCACCATGTTCGTGCTGCAGGGCAATACGCTGGACCCGCACATGGGCCCCCACTTCAGCATCCCCGCGGCGTCGCTCTCCATCTTCGACACGCTCAGCGTCATCGTCTGGGTGCCCGTCTACGACTGCCTTATCGTGCCTGCCGTGCGCTCCATCACCGGCCGGCCGCGCGGGTTCACGCAGCTGCAGCGCATGGGCATCGGCCTCGTCATCTCCATCTTCTCCATGCTCGCCGCGGGCACGCTCGAGGTGGTCCGGCTGCGCACCATCGCGCGGCAAGGCCTGTACGGGGCCAAGGACATCGTGCCCATCTCCATCTTCTGGCAGGTGCCGCAGTACTTCATTATCGGCGCCGCGGAGATCTTCACCTTCGTCGGCCAGCTCGAGTTCTTCTACGACCAGGCACCCGACGCCATGAGGAGCATGTGCTCCGCGCTGTCGCTCACCACCGTCGCCCTCGGTAGCTACCTCAGCACGGTGCTGGTGACCATCGTGACGCGCATCACCACCAGGCACGGCAAGCTCGGGTGGATCCCGGACAACCTCAACCTCGGCCACCTCGACTACTTCTTCTGGCTCCTCGCCGTGCTCAGCCTCCTCAACTTCATCTTCTACCTCGTCATTGCCAGCTGGTACAAGTACAAGAAGACGGCGGATTACCCGGACGCCAAGGGGAGCACAACCGAGAGCACTGATGGATGA
- the LOC133902001 gene encoding uncharacterized protein LOC133902001 translates to MGIRKTLCTQDQTIVRCFNFRKKGISSIIPEKMASLKRGGGRSPFKDLTNTPNTAGDNNSNVGGSMASSKRGGGRSPFKDLTNTPNTAGDNNNNVGGSMASSKRGGGRSPFKDLTNTPNTSGDNNSNVGGSMTSDTQPPLVDARERKRQRDRDRTIKWDQGNPRFPN, encoded by the exons ATGGGGATAAGGAAAACTTTGTGTACCCAAG ACCAGACAATAGTAAGATGTttcaattttagaaaaaaggGGATATCGAGCATCATACCAGAAAAG ATGGCGTCTTTGAAACGAGGCGGTGGTCGTTCGCCATTCAAGGACCTAACCAACACCCCAAACACAG CTGGTGACAACAATAGCAATGTTGGTGGATCTATGGCGTCTTCGAAACGAGGCGGTGGTCGTTCGCCATTCAAGGACCTAACCAACACCCCAAACACAG CTGGTGACAACAATAACAATGTTGGTGGATCTATGGCGTCTTCGAAACGAGGCGGTGGTCGTTCGCCATTCAAGGACCTAACCAACACCCCAAACACAT CTGGTGACAACAATAGCAATGTTGGTGGATCTATGACATCCGATACACAACCACCACTCGTAGATGCAAGAGAACGTAAGAGGCAAAGAGATAGAGACCG AACGATCAAATGGGATCAGGGCAATCCGCGCTTCCCGAACTAG